The region TAGCTGCCCCTACTGTCCTCGGGGTAGAGCGATTTGGCGCATCCGATGTGGTGATCCGCATTATTGCAGAGTGTGAGCCGACGCAGCATTTCCCTGTCATGCGTGGATTGCGGGCAGATATTAAGCGGATGTTTGACGAACGCGGCATCGAGATTCCGTATCCGCATATGGTAATGATTCCGCAACGTGGTGAGAATGAACAGGCAAGCAGTAGTAATAAAGATGTCAAGGACTCAAAAGCTTCATCTTAAGAGAAAAAGAGGGGGTACGACGATGGAGCACAAGCAGTTTGCGCTAGGCGACATTGTGGAGATGAAGAAGCAGCATCCATGCGGAACGAACCGTTGGAAAATCATCCGGATGGGAATGGATATTCGATTGAAGTGTATGGGGTGTGAGCACAGTGTCTTAATCCCGCGCCAGAAGTTTGAAAAAAGCCTGAAAAAAGTATTGGTTCGCGCAGAAGAATAGGCAGTACAGCAAAAAGCGAAGACAACGTGGATGCGGTCTTCGCTTTTTGTATGGACTATTGTGGTTTGGATTGAGCACTTTCAAAAGCCATCAGCAAAATCGGCTTCTTCATCTCTTCAGTTAGCTGTCTTTCGAGAGCTTGAATCTTATCCACCTCTTTCTCGGATAGAGCAGCAGGCGGAAATTCTTGTAAGTATTCGTTTGCCATCGGTGTCACCTCCTCGCCATAGTATGTCCTGCAATGGCAAATTAAAGAGGATGAAGTTTGCTTTTTTACAGCCGAGCAATCATGCTATAATGGTGAAAGTGTTTTTGGAAATTAAAATGAGGAGTGTTTACATACATGGCGAATTCTTGTGGGATTGTAGGTCTTCCGAACGTAGGGAAGTCTACACTGTTTAATGCAATTACACAGGCGGGGGCCGAGTCTGCCAACTACCCGTTCTGTACCATTGAGCCAAATGTCGGCATCGTAGAGGTGCCAGATGAGCGACTTAAAAAGTTGACGGAGATCGTAGTACCGAATCGGACCGTACCTACTGCCTTCCAATTTGTCGATATCGCAGGCTTGGTGCGTGGTGCCAGCAAAGGGGAAGGTCTCGGCAATCAGTTCCTATCCCATATCCGGGAAGTGGATGCGATTGCGCACGTTGTACGCTGCTTCGAAGATGAGAACATTACGCACGTGGAAGGAAAAATCGACCCGATTAACGATATTACGACCATTAATCTAGAGCTGATTCTTGCGGACCTAGAATCCGTGGAGCGACGCGTTGATCGTCTAGGCCGGAAAGTAAAGTCAGGGGATAAGGAAGCAAAAGTAGAATATGATGTTCTGATCAAGCTAAAGGAAGCGTTGGAGAACGAGAAACCAGCCCGTAGCCTTGAGTTGACAGATGATGAGAAGAAACTTGTGAAGCATTTTCATCTGTTGACGATGAAGCCCGTATTGTATGTGACAAATGTAAGCGAAGATGGCATCCATGAAGCGGAACAAGGTCAAAATCCGCATGTGGAAAAGGTTAGAGAGTTTGCTGAAGCGGAAGGATCAGGCGTTGTCATCATCTCCGCCAAAGTAGAGTCGGAAATTGCGGAGATGGATGAAGAAGACAAGGCAATGTTCCTAGAAGAACTTGGACTGCAAGAGTCAGGGCTGGATCGCCTGATCCGTGAAGCCTATACGCTCCTTGGTCTCATTACGTACTTTACCGCAGGGGTACAGGAAGTGCGCGCATGGACGATTCGACGCGGCACGAAGGCGCCTCAGGCGGCTGCTGTGATCCATAATGATTTTGAACGCGGCTTTATTCGCGCGGAAGTGGTCGCATATGATGATCTAATCGCTGCCGGTTCTACAGCGCAGGCGAAAGAAAATGGTAAATTCCGTTTAGAGGGAAAAGAGTACGTTGTAGCGGACGGAGATGTAATGCATTTCCGATTCAATGTATAACAGTAAATCGGTTTAAAAAATACTTGCAGTGGATATTTAATTTCAGTATAATTGTAAAATGCGAGTTTAGAATTGCCACGTGTGAAACGGGCTCGCTCCTTGTCCCATAATATGATGGGACCGCTTAGACCAAAAGGAGGTGAATAGTATGCGCAAATACGAAGTTATGTACATCTTGCGCCCGGACCTTCAAGAAGAAGCCGCAAAAGCAAACGTTGAACGTTACTCCAATGTAATTACGGAGGGCGGCGGCCAAATGGAGAAGGTTAATGAAATGGGCAAAAAGCGTCTGGCATATGAAATCGAAGATCATCGTGAAGGTTTCTACGTGCTCATGAACTTCCAATCCGAGCCGCAGGCTGTTACTGAGATGGAACGTCTGATGAAGATTAGCGACGATGTGATTCGTTATCTTGTTGTTCGTGAAGACGAAAAATAAGTCTGATGATTTGGAGGGGTTATCTTGTTGAATCGTGCGATACTGTTAGGCCGATTAACGAAAGATCCAGAGCTGCGCTATACACCGAGCGGAACGGCCGTAACTACCTTTACGCTTGCCATTGATCGTCGTATGACGAATCAACAGGGTGAGCGGGAGACGGATTTTCTTCCGATTGTAGTATGGAGCAAGTTGGCCGAGCTATGTGCGCAGTATCTGAAGAAAGGACAACAAGCCGCTGTAGAGGGGCGCATCCAGGTGCGTAATTACGAGAACAAAGAAGGCCGCCGCGTCTATGTGACGGAGATTGTGGCCGAGAATGTTCAGTTCCTGAGCGGTGGACAAGGCCAAGGCGGCGGAGAATCTTCGTATGCTGGAGGCTTTGATAAGCCGGCTTCTTCATTTGGAGGAGGCAGCGGTGGTGGCGGTCGTTCCCGCGATTCATTCAATGATAATCCCTTTGCTGACGATCAGCGACCAATTGATATCTCGGACGATGATTTACCATTTTAATAACGCTTCGGTATGAAAATAAAAAAGGAGGGAATTCTCATGGCACAACGTCGTGGACGCGGCAAGCGTCGTAAAGTGTGTTATTTTACTTCCAATAAAATTACACACATCGATTATAAAGATGTAGATTTGCTGAAGAAATTCGTCAGCGAGCGCGGTAAGATTTTACCTCGCCGTGTGACAGGTACTTCTGCAAAATATCAGCGTATGCTGACAGTTGCAATCAAACGTGCTCGTCAAATTGCTCTGTTGCCTTACGTAACAGAGTAGGATAGATGATAAAAGAGGCAGAGAGATATTCTCTTGCCTCTTTTTGCGTCTTATCGTGTGTTTGTTTGCCACATAGCGGATGTGTATGATAAATTTAATTAGATTGTTTACTAGATGATGATGTGAAGGATTGAGGTGAAGCGTCTGTGCAAAGTAATGTGAGGGCTATGTTAGAAGGCGCCTTTATGAGTACGATTTTTCTCGTGCTCCTTCTTTTAACGGTATATACTCCCTTGAGCATTGTTGCCGCTTTTGCACTGCCCGTACCATTCTCGTTGTACGGATATCGTCACGACACGAAGATGGGAATTATAACTGTATCGGTTGCCGTGATGCTCTCCTTTATTTTTACCAGTTTTCCAGGGCTTCTGCTTTCTCTGCCAGCAGCCGTTATGGGACTGGTCATGGGGATTGCCTACAAAAAGAAAAAGCCTGCAGGCCAGGTACTTGTGCTTGGAATGCTGACTGAGTTGGCCTTTATGTTTGTTAGTTTTGCATTGGTGATTGCGATTATGCAGACCAATCCGGTTAACGATATGATTAAGGGAATGCAGATGATGTCCAATCAAGTGTTTACCCAGATGCAGGCCCAGGTAGATCAATCGATTAATCAGCTTCCGCCTGATCAGAAGAATGGGGCGCAGGGTAATCAATTGAGACAGATGAAGGAATCGATGGAGAGTATGAAGACGCAGCTTCCTTCGATTATCTCTTCGATTATTCCTACTATATTAATTACATCGTCTCTGCTTGCAGCTCTTGCAAATCATGCGCTTTTCCGCCGAATTGCACAGCGGATGGGGATGCAGATTCAGGCGCTGCCTGCTTTACATAATTTGCGTTTACCGCGTTCGGTTTTGTATTATTATCTTATTGTACTCTTTTTGTTTATGATCAAAGAGATACAGGATTACCGATTTCTCTATATGATCGTACAGAACGCGATGTTCTTGATGCCGCTTTTGTTTAGTGTTCAGGCATTGGGCTTCTTCGCCTACTGGATTCATAGGCGCAATCGCAGCAAGGGGCTTCTCGTTCTTGTGGTAATCTTATTTCTTATTCCGCCGTTTAGCTATATACTACTCTTAATAGGGGTTCTTGATGTAGGGTTTAACCTGCGGAATCGATTCTTTCAATAATAGGAGCTGAGTATATGCCGAAGTTCCTGGCAAAACGCTGGTTTGGCTCGCATATCATTCTTGCTCTCGTTTTTTGCCTGCTGGCGGCCGGATTGCTTGCCGTGTACGTGAATTGGTTATTTGGGCTGCTCGGATTGATGATCGTAGCGAGCAGCGGATATCTTGCTTTTCATAATCAGCGGCTTTTTCGTGAGGACATGGAGAATTATATCTCGACGTTAAGCCATCGAATCAAAAAGGTAGGCGAAGAGGTTCTTACCGAGATGCCAATTGGCATTGTGCTCTATAATGAAGAAAAAATCATTCAATGGCACAATCCATATGTACAGCAGATGACCGAGAGTGAAAGCGAGACGTTGATCGGCGAGTCACTGCTTGACGTGTTTCCTCCACTTACAGATATGAAGGAGAGTCAGCAGCAGGGTGAATTGACGTATCGTAAGCGTATATACGATGTCATACATCGTCCGGAAGAAAGGCTTCTGTACTTCCAGGATATGACCGAGTTTAAAGAACTGCAGATGCACTATCGGGAAGAGAAACTGGTGTTAGGTATTGTCCATCTCGATAATCTTGATGAAGTAGCACAGGGGATGGATGAGCAGAGCCGCAGCTTTTTGCTGACGAATGTGACAGGCGCAATTACGAAATGGGCGCATCGATACGGTATTTATCTGCGCAGGTTCTCTTCTGATAAGTTCCTTGCCGTGTTCGATCAGGGAACACTACAGCAGTTGGAAGCAACCCGGTTTGACATCCTCGATGTTGTGCGGGAGATGACGAGCAAGAACAAAATCCCAATTACGCTTAGCATTGGTGTCGGAGCCGGTATTGATACATTTATCGAATTGGGTGAAATGGCGCAGTCAAGCTTGGATGTAGCGCTGGGCCGCGGTGGTGATCAGGCGGCTGTAAAAGTCAAAGATAAAATTACGTTCTATGGCGGAAAATCGAATGCGGTAGAAAAGAGAAACAGGGTACGTGCTCGTGTGATCTCTCATGCGCTGCGTGATCTGATGCTTGAGAGTGATCTGGTGTTGATCATGGGCCATAAGATGCCGGATATGGATGCGATCGGAGCCGCCATTGGGGTATTGAAGGCCGTTCATGCGA is a window of Aneurinibacillus sp. REN35 DNA encoding:
- a CDS encoding DUF951 domain-containing protein encodes the protein MEHKQFALGDIVEMKKQHPCGTNRWKIIRMGMDIRLKCMGCEHSVLIPRQKFEKSLKKVLVRAEE
- the ychF gene encoding redox-regulated ATPase YchF, coding for MANSCGIVGLPNVGKSTLFNAITQAGAESANYPFCTIEPNVGIVEVPDERLKKLTEIVVPNRTVPTAFQFVDIAGLVRGASKGEGLGNQFLSHIREVDAIAHVVRCFEDENITHVEGKIDPINDITTINLELILADLESVERRVDRLGRKVKSGDKEAKVEYDVLIKLKEALENEKPARSLELTDDEKKLVKHFHLLTMKPVLYVTNVSEDGIHEAEQGQNPHVEKVREFAEAEGSGVVIISAKVESEIAEMDEEDKAMFLEELGLQESGLDRLIREAYTLLGLITYFTAGVQEVRAWTIRRGTKAPQAAAVIHNDFERGFIRAEVVAYDDLIAAGSTAQAKENGKFRLEGKEYVVADGDVMHFRFNV
- the rpsF gene encoding 30S ribosomal protein S6; this translates as MRKYEVMYILRPDLQEEAAKANVERYSNVITEGGGQMEKVNEMGKKRLAYEIEDHREGFYVLMNFQSEPQAVTEMERLMKISDDVIRYLVVREDEK
- a CDS encoding single-stranded DNA-binding protein, yielding MLNRAILLGRLTKDPELRYTPSGTAVTTFTLAIDRRMTNQQGERETDFLPIVVWSKLAELCAQYLKKGQQAAVEGRIQVRNYENKEGRRVYVTEIVAENVQFLSGGQGQGGGESSYAGGFDKPASSFGGGSGGGGRSRDSFNDNPFADDQRPIDISDDDLPF
- the rpsR gene encoding 30S ribosomal protein S18 → MAQRRGRGKRRKVCYFTSNKITHIDYKDVDLLKKFVSERGKILPRRVTGTSAKYQRMLTVAIKRARQIALLPYVTE
- a CDS encoding YybS family protein, giving the protein MSTIFLVLLLLTVYTPLSIVAAFALPVPFSLYGYRHDTKMGIITVSVAVMLSFIFTSFPGLLLSLPAAVMGLVMGIAYKKKKPAGQVLVLGMLTELAFMFVSFALVIAIMQTNPVNDMIKGMQMMSNQVFTQMQAQVDQSINQLPPDQKNGAQGNQLRQMKESMESMKTQLPSIISSIIPTILITSSLLAALANHALFRRIAQRMGMQIQALPALHNLRLPRSVLYYYLIVLFLFMIKEIQDYRFLYMIVQNAMFLMPLLFSVQALGFFAYWIHRRNRSKGLLVLVVILFLIPPFSYILLLIGVLDVGFNLRNRFFQ
- a CDS encoding DHH family phosphoesterase, with product MPKFLAKRWFGSHIILALVFCLLAAGLLAVYVNWLFGLLGLMIVASSGYLAFHNQRLFREDMENYISTLSHRIKKVGEEVLTEMPIGIVLYNEEKIIQWHNPYVQQMTESESETLIGESLLDVFPPLTDMKESQQQGELTYRKRIYDVIHRPEERLLYFQDMTEFKELQMHYREEKLVLGIVHLDNLDEVAQGMDEQSRSFLLTNVTGAITKWAHRYGIYLRRFSSDKFLAVFDQGTLQQLEATRFDILDVVREMTSKNKIPITLSIGVGAGIDTFIELGEMAQSSLDVALGRGGDQAAVKVKDKITFYGGKSNAVEKRNRVRARVISHALRDLMLESDLVLIMGHKMPDMDAIGAAIGVLKAVHATQKQGYIVLDESNPAIERLMQEVEEHEYLDDYFITSDQALQMVTKRTLVVVVDTHRPSMTIEPRLLNATHKVVLIDHHRRSEEFIADPVLIYLEPYASSTSELVTELLQYQGDNLALDTLEATALLAGIVVDTKSFAFRTGSRTFEAASFLRRKGADTSLVQVLLKEDLTQYIRRSEIVQHTEILGGSIAIATGKENEKYGQLLIAQAADTLLTMAGIEASFVVCRRPDDLVAISARSLGDFNVQVVMEQMGGGGHLNNAATQVKDVTVEEAMEQLKQAIKNYQGGKLK